The following are encoded in a window of Cygnus olor isolate bCygOlo1 chromosome 21, bCygOlo1.pri.v2, whole genome shotgun sequence genomic DNA:
- the B3GALT6 gene encoding beta-1,3-galactosyltransferase 6: MKLLRLLCRHKTALGLGGLSLFAVVLLYLAKCTSEGLRPLPAPQGLPHNQPPPPRGARGAQPPAAPPPPPPSPQETAFLAVLITSGPKYSERRSIIRSTWLSVAGRPPHDDVWSRFVIGTSGLGAEELRSLELEQSRHRDLLLLPELRDSYENLTAKVLAMYVWLDLHLDFQFALKADDDTFVRLDVLVEELRAKEPRRLYWGFFSGRGRVKSGGKWKESAWVLCDYYLPYALGGGYVLSADLVRYLHLSRDYLNMWQSEDVSLGVWLAPIDVKRVHDPRFDTEYKSRGCNNKYIVTHKQSIEDMLEKHQTLAKEGKLCKEEVKLRLSYMYDWGVPPSQCCQRKDGIP, encoded by the coding sequence ATGAAGCTGCTGCGCCTGCTGTGCCGCCACAAGACGGCCCTGGGCCTGGGCGGCCTCTCGCTCTTCGCCGTGGTCCTGCTCTACCTGGCCAAGTGCACCTCCGAGGGGCTGCGGCCACTGCCAGCCCCCCAGGGGCTCCCCCACAACCAGCCTCCGCCGCCTCGGGGGGCTAGGGGGGCAcagccgcccgcagccccgccgccaccgccgccatCCCCTCAGGAGACAGCGTTCCTGGCTGTGCTCATCACCAGCGGGCCCAAGTACTCTGAGCGCCGCAGCATCATCCGCAGCACGTGGCTCTCGGTGGCCGGCCGCCCTCCTCACGACGATGTCTGGAGCCGCTTTGTCATTGGCACCAGTGGGCTCGGGGCTGAGGAGCTTCGTAGCCTGGAGCTAGAGCAAAGCCGTCACAGGGACCTTCTTCTTCTACCGGAGCTGCGTGATTCCTATGAGAACCTGACTGCTAAAGTCCTGGCCATGTACGTCTGGCTGGATCTGCACCTTGACTTCCAGTTTGCCCTGAAGGCCGACGATGATACCTTTGTACGCTTGGATGTACTCGTGGAAGAGCTGAGAGCCAAGGAGCCACGTCGCCTCTACTGGGGCTTCTTTTCTGGCCGGGGTCGAGTGAAATCTGGTGGCAAGTGGAAAGAGAGCGCCTGGGTGCTCTGTGACTACTATCTACCATATGCCCTGGGTGGTGGTTACGTGCTTTCTGCAGACCTGGTGCGCTATTTGCATCTCAGCAGAGACTACCTGAACATGTGGCAGAGCGAAGATGTCTCCCTGGGGGTTTGGCTGGCTCCCATTGATGTGAAGAGAGTGCACGACCCTCGTTTTGACACTGAATATAAGTCACGGGGTTGCAACAATAAGTACATAGTAACGCATAAGCAAAGCATTGAGGACATGCTGGAAAAGCACCAGACCCTGGCTAAAGAAGGGAAGCTCTGTAAGGAGGAGGTTAAGCTCAGGCTTTCGTACATGTATGACTGGGGAGTGCCACCTTCACAGTGTTGCCaaaggaaggatggcatcccgtga
- the TNFRSF4 gene encoding tumor necrosis factor receptor superfamily member 4 — protein MRSRCTATTDTVCAPCQNEYFSTEYNHNFCKSCTICKTTKGSVEVKKCEKTSDRVCRCIAGYMPDVRYPLGSVCLPCPEGFYSTGGNGNCRPWTNCSTVGKTTLRAGTKTDDAVCSSHVTQPTPQSATPALDLSTANHRNNTSPTVLSPSKSSVIPSVICSDANSPTETNWGSLSLILICLILLMVSGMSIFLLIIQAAKKTTKKRPYRSNHQKERSFRIPVQEEQIDSNSSLIKN, from the exons ATGAGAAGTCGCTGCACAGCAACAACAGACACGGTCTGTGCCCCTTGTCAAAACGAATACTTCAGTACTGAGTACAACCACAACTTCTGCAAGAGCTGTACCATCTGCAAAACGA CAAAGGGGAGCGTGGAAGTGAAGAAGTGTGAGAAGACTTCTGACAGAGTTTGCAGGTGTATAGCTGGTTACATGCCAGATGTCAGATATCCCCTGGGGAGTG tATGCTTACCATGCCCTGAAGGGTTTTATTCCACAGGGGGAAATGGAAACTGTCGACCTTGGACCAA CTGCAGCACTGTTGGGAAAACAACTCTTCGAGCAGGAACAAAAACAGATGATGCTGTTTGCAGCAGCCATGTGACACAGCCAACTCCTCAGAGTGCAACACCTGCTTTGGATCTTTCTACTGCCAACCACAGGAATAATACATCACCTACAGTGCTCTCACCTTCCAAATCCAGTGTGATCCCTTCCGTTATTTGCTCGGATGCGAACAGCCCCACAGAGACTAACTGGG GATCTCTATCACTTATCCTTATTTGTCTGATATTACTTATGGTGTCTGGAATGTCCATCTTCCTGTTGATTATCCAAGCAGCCAAAAAAACGACCAAGAAGAGGCCTTATAGGAGCAACCATCAGA aagaaaggaGCTTTCGAATTCCTGTCCAGGAAGAACAAATCGACTCCAATTCCAGTCTCATCAAAAACTGA
- the SDF4 gene encoding 45 kDa calcium-binding protein, whose amino-acid sequence MMSRQAFLCSLGSLYLSLLFVFLLMDVYARPANNSALKEKAADSKDENEILPPDHLNGVKMEMDGHLNKEFHQEVFLGKEMEEFEEDSEPRKNRKKLMAIFSKVDINNDKKIGAKEMQRWIMEKTDEHFQEAVEENKMHFRAVDPDGDGHVSWDEYKIKFLASKGFNEKEIAEKIRNNEELKIDEETQEVLDNLKDRWYQADNPPPDMLLNEEEFLSFLHPEHSRGMLKFMVKEIIRDLDQDGDKKLTLSEFISLPVGTVENQQAQDIDDDWVKDRRKEFEEVIDANHDGIVTMEELEEYMDPMNEYNALNEAKQMIAVADENQNHHLELEEILKYSEYFTGSKLMDYARNVHEEF is encoded by the exons atgatgtcAAGACAGGCCTTCCTCTGCAGTTTGGGATCTCTGTATTTGTCCcttctgtttgtatttcttctaaTGGATGTTTATGCAAGGCCTGCAAATAACTCAGCCCtcaaagaaaaggcagctgACAGTAAAGATGAGAATGAGATCTTGCCCCCAGATCACTTGAATGGGGTCAAAATGGAGATGGATGGACATCTTAACAAAGAATTTCATCAGGAAGTTTTTCTGGGAAAAGAGATGGAAGAGTTTGAGGAAGATTCGGAACCcagaaaaaataggaagaagcTCATGGCCATCTTTTCAAA GGTGGAtataaataatgataaaaagaTAGGTGCTAAAGAGATGCAGCGCTGGATCATGGAAAAGACGGATGAACATTTCCAGGAAGCTGTGGAGgagaataaaatgcatttccGAGCTGTGGACCCTGATGGTGATG GCCATGTGTCCTGGGATGaatataaaatcaaattcttGGCAAGTAAGGgatttaatgaaaaagagatAGCAGAGAAGATCAGAAACAATGAAGAGCTGAAAATAGATGAAGAAA CACAGGAAGTTTTAGATAACCTGAAGGATCGATGGTACCAAGCTGACAACCCACCTCCTGATATGTTGTTGAATGAGGAGGAGTTCTTGTCCTTTCTTCACCCAGAGCACAGTAGGGGAATGCTGAAGTTCATGGTCAAAGAAATCATCCGAGATTTGG ATCAAGATGGAGATAAGAAACTTACCCTTTCAGAGTTCATTTCATTGCCTGTTGGTACTGTAGAGAACCAGCAAGCTCAAGACATTGATGACGATTGGgtaaaagacagaaggaaggaatttGAGGAGGTCATTGACGCAAACCATGATGGTATTGTCACAATGGAAGAGCTGGAG GAATATATGGATCCTATGAATGAATACAATGCCCTAAATGAAGCGAAGCAAATGATAGCAGTAGCAGATGAAAATCAAAACCACCACTTAGAGCTGGAGGAGATCCTAAAATACAGTGAATACTTCACAGGCAGCAAACTTATGGACTATGCACGTAACGTCCATGAGGAGTTCTGA